ggagcgtttgatatatatatagatatagccAGTCAcctgtaaatatatttttttaaacacaaaCAGTTAATTGGTCTGGTATCTAGCCTATCTATACGGTGCACGGAGTGAACAGACAAGAAATCAATATTGATAATCTTTGTCAGTGAGCCAATGGTGGATTCACAGATTATGATTTTTGACAGGCCTATTGTACCAACTGCTGGTGTCAATAACAGACACAAAGGCTTGGAAACAgccgttatatatatatatatagccctGACCTTGTTACCTTGCTTCTACTGTAAGACCCACTCATAGtgtaacaaaaaaatatatatttttcccatATCAATATGAGAAAAAGTGAGTTGCATACCATTTCAATTGAGAGCTTATttgttaaatgtatttatttcattccattccCTTAACTATTCAATTCAGATCAATTACCACAACACTTTGCCTCTCTTTCACAAGTTCAAAGACATCAAGAAACTCTGTAGCATAAACTACACAATAGTGGGATTCTTTCCATCATTACAACTTAGGCCTTGGCCAACAATTAATTACCAAGTATCCCTCTTTGCTGCTAAGCCAGGTTAATGTAAGGTTGACATTGCTTAAACTGTCAAAGATTAGGCCTAAACATTATTGTTGAGCCTCTCCTGAATAACCATCAGGGATGGAAAAGGTCTTGGACTGTTTTTTGAGTTCTCCTATAGTGTAGTCCACGTGGATGCATATATGTCTGGAACTGTCCTCTGAGGGATACATGTTGACCTCGCCCACCACTGTGGTGTCCTGTCTAACATCCACTGCTTCATCCAGATACAACACTGCctgcttccagtgcgtctccggTTTGAACGGAGATGTGGAGAGAACCAGGGGCTTTTCCTCGCCACCGGGAAAGGTCACCGTGAACCACACGCAGAGCGCGTTCACGGCAGACGAACCGAAACACTCGCACTTGAATGCCCCCTTCACGGATTTCAGCTGCTCCGTGGTAACCGAGTACAGATCTAACTCGGCGAACTTGGAGGGGTGGGAGAGCACGTCCTCTACCGTCACCAAGTTCACGGTGATGTCATTGCTCATGATGCATTTCCTGGCGAAGTCAGACATGCACGACATGTCCACGTCGTACTGGTCCTTCACAGTTGACCAGAAACTTAGCCGGTCCTCCACCACCAAGTCATTGATGGGTGCAATGTACAGTTCGGCCTTGGAAGGCAAAATAAGGCCGCCGGCTTTAAGCCATTTGTCGCGGGCGAAGAGGACAGAATTCAGCATAGATTCGTGAAGCAGCGCGTACCCCATCCACTCGCTTACTATCACGTCCACCTGCTCCGGCAAATCGATTGTCTCCAGAGTCCCTTTAATCACATCGATTATGTCTTCCATCTTGTTGTGTTTAACGATTTTAACAGCTTGATCAGCGATTGAACTAGCCTCCACCGCGTAAACTTTCCTGGCCCCGGCTTGGGCGCAAAATATGCTTAGAACACCGGTTCCTGCCCCGACATCCAACACTACTTTCCCTTGGATCAAACTGCTGTTCCTCAGTATCCCTGTCCTGTACGTGTTCGTCCGGACAGTGTCTGCAATCATTTCCTCGTGAATGGTAACATCGGAATAGCTGTCAAAGTACAGGTTATCCTGCACATTTTTGTCTAATTTCCTTTTCTTTGTGAAGTGGGACATTTCGCTTGCCCTCAGATTCTTGTTATCACGTTGGAACTTCAGTGCATTATACTTCCGGAAAGAGGAAACGGGTTGCACCATGGTCTTTGTCGTTTAAGAAACAGTCGAATTCGTAGATTTGCTAGCTATTTGTTTTTGAAGAACTACATTTCCCAGAAGTAAAAAGTGAACCATCAAATGACAGTGGTCGCAATGCGTTGTTTGATGCCGCGTTCAAACCATCTGTGAGCTCAGAACTCGGAAACTCTGACTTCaatgcattcaaaacaactgggaacttgaaAAAAACAAGCGCCGACTGGgaaacggtcatccaactcagaatttcACCTCGGAAAATCGGgaatctttctagagctccgactttccgacctgaggatcactgacgtcatgatttgcgCTCGTATTTTTCGATGTCCCAGTTGATTTGAACGCGGCATCATTCACCGATTGATCAATGGATGACATGAGTAGCAGGACATCAAATATCATCTTGAAGAATAGTGACAAACCTGTTTGATCATGAAAATATGTGACTACTGAATGTGCACAACCACAACCATCCATGTCAAATGCAGCATTAAAGAAAACTATCATCTCCATTTTCTTCACTCCTCATCATCTTATATCTTATGGTCCATTCAAGAAAACTGCGTACTTGGAAAAAtagaggtcaaatcatgacgtcagtggtCTTGAAGTCGGAAAGTCGGAGAGACCCATGCTCCCAAAGAGGCCCATGCTCCCAagttggaattccaagttggcgGACCTTTCAAAATGATTTTTTCCAGTTTGAGCTTGTTTTTTCCCCAAGTTCCCAGTTTTCTTAAATGCATTGTGCAAATTCGAGTTCCTAGTTCCCAGATATTTTGAACAAGGCATTATGGTGCCTTATAAAAGAAATTACGATGCAGTGGGCATCATAGGCCCACATGTGCTCCATCAGGACATGCTTTGCTGTGTGGAAGGCCAATTATAGGCTAAAGCATGCCCACAAATAGTTCTAAGCTCTCCACCCCGAAAATGATGGCAGGTAGAACATGTTTATGGCACTGTTCTCCTCTCAGTGAATCCTCTGTGACTTTCCCAGTTCCTTCCACATATCCTTGGCTAGCGCTAGTTGGAGAATTAGCAGGAGCTGTATTCCATTTCACTAAGATGAAAAGGAGAGAGCTGCCAGGTTGTTGGGTTTTCCAGGATTCCTTTCAAATTAATACTTAGGACAATGTGATGAAAAATTTGAATCTGGTGCCCAACGGCACAGTCGGTGATGTGGTGATgtggaagccccccccccccgcacacacatacacaggtagCCTGGCTGGCCCCATGCCAGGGCCAATCAGATCTTCACCACATCCCCCAATATGATGGATGACATGAATTCCTTTTAACCTTAACAAAATGACAACACATCATCATCGCCTGTCTCTCTACAGACAGATGAGTAGCTACAAAGCAGCTTTTGGTCTGACAAGCTGTACTTTTTTCTTCACCTTCGGTTTGCCTGCATGTGCTGCTTCTCTTGTTTGTGATGAAGTCACCTTGTACAGTTCCTATCATGGGTAGCAGTGTTGTCTATCTTGCTTTCTtcctgctcactctctctctcacacagacacacacactaagatAACACACGTGTTTGCATAAAATCACCCCTATTATATAATGTAATTTCCCAATCTCACATTATTGGAGGATTAAAAAAACACGTTTGCTCAGATGTGAGCACCTGATCTCCTTTAATGAAAGTTTTCTATCACTGTTTGCTGATCTAAACCACGGGCTCACTGGAGTCTGATTGGTGAGTCTGATGGATTGCCAGGAGGGAA
This Salvelinus namaycush isolate Seneca chromosome 33, SaNama_1.0, whole genome shotgun sequence DNA region includes the following protein-coding sequences:
- the prmt6 gene encoding protein arginine N-methyltransferase 6, with the translated sequence MSHFTKKRKLDKNVQDNLYFDSYSDVTIHEEMIADTVRTNTYRTGILRNSSLIQGKVVLDVGAGTGVLSIFCAQAGARKVYAVEASSIADQAVKIVKHNKMEDIIDVIKGTLETIDLPEQVDVIVSEWMGYALLHESMLNSVLFARDKWLKAGGLILPSKAELYIAPINDLVVEDRLSFWSTVKDQYDVDMSCMSDFARKCIMSNDITVNLVTVEDVLSHPSKFAELDLYSVTTEQLKSVKGAFKCECFGSSAVNALCVWFTVTFPGGEEKPLVLSTSPFKPETHWKQAVLYLDEAVDVRQDTTVVGEVNMYPSEDSSRHICIHVDYTIGELKKQSKTFSIPDGYSGEAQQ